A portion of the Prosthecobacter fusiformis genome contains these proteins:
- a CDS encoding urease accessory protein UreD produces MNGHLYLIGSCYDSGQTYLRQRSFRAPLHLSKPHEDAGALVVNIVNPTAGIFDGDTIELTAEAETGASLVLTTPSASRVYRSRSGGPAKVRQTFRVQEGGFLEFYPEPFIPQAGARYQQHTELHVAAGGQLLYFDWLTPGRVASGEVFQYAELNWDLDVWCAGRLAARERYRLSPDDSSLESLRNVHPQGHYLGCFILGVNELPLEALEALNSPQVYLGHGPLSQGGFAIKALCQDSLSARRTLQQLRVILYQALEKQVPSLGRYM; encoded by the coding sequence TTGAACGGCCACCTCTATCTCATTGGTTCGTGTTATGACTCCGGGCAGACGTATCTGCGCCAGAGATCGTTTCGTGCGCCCCTGCATCTGAGCAAGCCGCACGAGGATGCGGGAGCTTTGGTGGTGAACATTGTGAATCCCACGGCAGGCATCTTCGATGGCGATACCATCGAGCTGACGGCAGAGGCAGAGACCGGCGCTTCGCTTGTGCTCACCACACCAAGCGCGAGCCGGGTGTATCGCTCGCGCAGTGGTGGCCCGGCAAAGGTGCGGCAGACATTCAGGGTGCAGGAGGGCGGGTTTCTGGAGTTTTACCCAGAGCCGTTTATTCCCCAGGCAGGGGCGCGGTATCAGCAGCATACGGAACTGCACGTGGCCGCAGGCGGACAGCTTTTATACTTTGACTGGCTGACTCCGGGCCGAGTGGCCAGCGGGGAGGTGTTTCAGTATGCTGAGCTCAACTGGGATCTAGATGTGTGGTGCGCTGGCCGTCTGGCTGCGCGTGAGCGCTACCGGCTATCCCCGGATGACAGCAGCCTGGAGTCTCTGCGCAATGTGCATCCGCAGGGGCATTATCTGGGATGTTTTATCCTGGGGGTAAACGAACTGCCTCTTGAAGCGTTGGAGGCGCTGAACAGTCCGCAGGTTTATCTGGGGCATGGGCCGCTGAGCCAGGGCGGTTTTGCTATCAAGGCGCTCTGTCAGGACAGTCTCAGTGCGCGTCGTACCTTGCAGCAGTTACGGGTTATCCTGTATCAGGCCCTGGAAAAGCAGGTGCCAAGCCTAGGGCGTTACATGTGA
- the ureG gene encoding urease accessory protein UreG, producing the protein MSNSRPLRIGIGGPVGSGKTMCVLRLCEWLKDEYSLAVITNDIYTREDAEFLLRQNILPADRVMGVETGGCPHTAIRDDISMNMAAVIELEKRHPDLQLLLIESGGDNLSATYSPELADVFIFVIDVAEGDKIPRKGGPAIRNSDLLLINKIDLAPYVGADLDVMARDSKLMRGEKPFIFADMKSEKGKDELIGWLKRDYLFV; encoded by the coding sequence ATGAGCAATTCCCGTCCTCTCCGTATCGGTATCGGCGGCCCTGTGGGCTCTGGTAAAACCATGTGTGTCCTGCGCCTCTGCGAGTGGCTGAAGGACGAATACTCCCTGGCCGTCATCACCAATGACATCTATACACGCGAGGATGCGGAGTTCCTCCTGCGCCAGAACATCCTGCCGGCTGACCGGGTGATGGGCGTGGAAACAGGTGGCTGCCCGCACACAGCTATCCGCGATGACATCAGCATGAACATGGCAGCGGTGATCGAACTGGAAAAGCGGCATCCGGATTTGCAACTGCTGCTGATTGAAAGCGGTGGTGACAATCTTTCGGCGACGTATTCGCCTGAACTGGCGGATGTTTTTATCTTCGTCATTGATGTGGCGGAAGGGGACAAAATCCCGCGCAAAGGCGGCCCTGCCATCCGCAACAGTGATCTCCTGCTCATCAATAAAATCGACCTGGCTCCTTATGTCGGCGCGGATCTGGATGTCATGGCGCGGGATTCCAAACTCATGCGTGGGGAGAAGCCCTTTATCTTTGCCGATATGAAGTCGGAAAAGGGGAAGGATGAACTCATCGGCTGGCTGAAACGGGACTATCTTTTCGTTTGA